Proteins co-encoded in one Capnocytophaga ochracea DSM 7271 genomic window:
- a CDS encoding transporter, whose translation MATTALCCTSLAVAQNDENLNTDRPDQSEGVYTLPKGQFQIENGLVFSKEESSDNLMLRYGLITNTELRLEADFDLRTPDFSSTTFSIKQRLYESEQRYIPSVGLIGYGQYSKTDAKTYTFDACLAFESSLTDQLSLAYSARSSEQFKNLDVTAQVNYAPNNKLWSFVEYYASYNGMRAPEHNINAGIAYLLKPNFQIDLSGGRTLWQPEPQYFVGVGIGYLFI comes from the coding sequence TTGGCTACGACAGCCTTATGTTGCACCTCATTAGCAGTTGCTCAAAACGATGAAAACCTCAACACCGATCGCCCCGACCAAAGTGAAGGGGTATACACCCTGCCCAAAGGTCAGTTTCAAATAGAAAATGGTTTAGTTTTCAGCAAAGAAGAAAGCAGTGATAACCTAATGTTACGCTACGGACTCATCACAAACACCGAACTCCGATTAGAAGCCGATTTCGACCTCCGTACCCCCGATTTTAGTAGTACTACTTTCAGCATAAAACAGCGTTTATACGAATCGGAACAGCGTTATATCCCCTCAGTGGGACTCATCGGTTATGGACAATACAGCAAAACAGACGCTAAGACTTATACTTTCGACGCTTGTTTAGCTTTTGAAAGCTCTCTTACCGACCAGCTTTCATTAGCTTATAGTGCTCGTAGCTCTGAACAATTTAAGAATTTAGATGTTACTGCTCAGGTCAATTATGCTCCCAACAACAAGCTATGGAGCTTTGTTGAGTATTACGCTTCCTATAATGGAATGCGTGCTCCTGAGCACAATATCAATGCAGGAATTGCCTATCTCCTAAAACCTAATTTTCAAATAGACCTCAGCGGAGGGCGTACCCTTTGGCAACCAGAACCTCAATATTTTGTAGGGGTGGGAATAGGATATTTATTCATTTAA
- the dusB gene encoding tRNA dihydrouridine synthase DusB, whose amino-acid sequence MPKIGNIDLGDFPLLLAPMEDVSDPPFRRLCKMHGADMLYSEFISSEGLIRDAIKSRQKLDIFDYERPVGIQIFGGDEEAMALSAKIVATVNPDLVDINFGCPVKKVVSKGAGAGVLKDIDLMVRLTKAVVNSTHLPVTVKTRLGWDEQSINIEEVAERLQDVGISALTIHARTRSQMYKGHSDWSYIAKVKNNPRIHIPIFGNGDIDSPEKALEYRNTYGVDGIMIGRAAIGYPWIFNEIKHYFATGKLLPSPTISDRVEAAKNHLLWSVEWKGERQGVLEMRRHYANYFKGIPNFKEHRQRLVTLDSSEEIIRELEVVRELKREV is encoded by the coding sequence TTGCCTAAAATAGGAAACATAGATTTAGGAGATTTCCCTTTATTGCTTGCACCTATGGAAGATGTAAGCGATCCTCCCTTTCGTCGCCTCTGCAAAATGCACGGAGCTGATATGCTTTACAGTGAGTTTATCTCTTCCGAAGGACTCATACGCGACGCCATTAAAAGCCGTCAAAAGTTAGATATTTTCGATTACGAACGTCCCGTAGGCATACAAATTTTTGGAGGTGATGAAGAAGCAATGGCGCTCTCAGCTAAAATCGTTGCCACTGTAAACCCCGATTTAGTAGACATCAACTTTGGTTGTCCTGTAAAGAAGGTTGTAAGCAAAGGTGCAGGAGCGGGGGTATTGAAAGATATCGATTTGATGGTGCGCCTTACCAAAGCAGTCGTAAACAGTACCCATTTACCTGTAACCGTAAAAACGCGTTTAGGCTGGGACGAGCAAAGTATCAATATAGAAGAAGTAGCCGAACGTCTGCAAGATGTAGGTATCAGCGCGCTTACCATTCACGCCCGTACCCGTAGCCAGATGTACAAAGGTCACTCCGATTGGAGCTACATTGCCAAAGTGAAGAACAATCCTCGTATCCATATTCCTATTTTTGGTAACGGCGATATCGATAGTCCTGAAAAAGCCTTAGAATACCGCAATACTTACGGTGTTGACGGTATAATGATAGGTCGTGCAGCCATTGGTTATCCGTGGATATTTAATGAAATAAAGCATTATTTTGCAACGGGAAAGCTTCTCCCCTCCCCTACTATATCCGATCGTGTAGAAGCTGCTAAAAACCATCTATTATGGTCGGTAGAATGGAAAGGTGAACGACAAGGAGTGTTGGAAATGCGCAGGCATTATGCTAATTATTTTAAGGGGATTCCTAATTTTAAAGAACATCGCCAGCGATTAGTAACGTTAGATTCCTCAGAAGAAATAATAAGAGAACTCGAAGTAGTGAGAGAATTAAAAAGGGAAGTCTAA
- a CDS encoding metallophosphoesterase, with translation MRTLVIGDIHGALRALVQVLERADIQADDYLIFLGDYADGWSETPEVMDFLIGYQKKQRCLFLRGNHDALCREFLLGKEMDTLWRLHGGKATEKAYRNVSAERKKAHIDFLNSLENYYLDSKNRLFLHAGFTNLRGIAHEHFEQMYYWDRTLWELACSVSLPKTDKYYPNRLKLYNEIYIGHTPTTRLGTDKPLIINGVANVDTGAGFKGRLTVMDIETKEYWQSEPVYKLYPEEQGRNQ, from the coding sequence ATGCGAACTCTTGTTATAGGCGATATACACGGTGCTTTACGCGCTTTGGTGCAGGTGCTTGAAAGGGCTGATATACAAGCTGATGACTACCTTATTTTCCTTGGTGATTACGCTGATGGTTGGAGTGAGACTCCCGAGGTGATGGATTTTCTCATCGGATACCAAAAGAAACAGCGTTGTTTGTTCCTCAGAGGGAATCACGATGCGCTTTGCCGTGAGTTTCTTTTAGGAAAAGAGATGGATACTCTTTGGCGTTTGCACGGAGGAAAAGCTACTGAAAAGGCTTATCGAAATGTTTCGGCAGAGCGTAAAAAGGCTCATATTGATTTTTTAAACTCGCTTGAAAATTACTACTTGGATAGCAAAAATAGGCTTTTTCTTCACGCGGGATTTACTAATTTGCGGGGGATTGCTCACGAGCATTTCGAACAGATGTACTATTGGGATAGAACGCTTTGGGAACTTGCTTGTAGCGTTAGTCTTCCTAAAACGGATAAGTACTATCCTAACCGTTTGAAACTCTATAATGAAATTTATATAGGACATACACCTACGACGCGCTTGGGGACTGATAAACCTCTTATTATAAACGGAGTAGCAAATGTAGATACAGGGGCGGGCTTCAAAGGACGCCTTACGGTTATGGATATTGAAACGAAGGAATATTGGCAGAGTGAGCCTGTTTATAAACTGTATCCAGAAGAACAAGGACGCAATCAATAA
- a CDS encoding DoxX family protein encodes MKNKDFGLLVLRLTIGLLMLPHGINKLLHADAFGYVQSTLVAKGLPTFIAYGVYLSEIIAPIMIVLGFRTRLAALIMVLGGISTLFLAYGGQITAVTAHGGWAPELPGLFLFGALALFFTGSGKHAISTRHKWD; translated from the coding sequence ATGAAAAACAAAGATTTTGGACTCCTCGTCCTCCGCCTCACCATAGGCTTGCTTATGCTTCCTCACGGCATCAATAAATTATTACACGCCGATGCCTTTGGATATGTTCAAAGTACCTTAGTAGCCAAAGGTCTTCCCACCTTCATTGCCTATGGGGTATATCTTAGCGAAATCATCGCTCCTATAATGATTGTATTAGGCTTCCGAACCCGTTTAGCCGCTCTTATAATGGTACTCGGCGGAATTAGCACGCTCTTTTTGGCGTATGGAGGTCAAATTACCGCAGTTACGGCTCACGGTGGTTGGGCTCCTGAACTCCCTGGACTATTCCTTTTCGGTGCTTTAGCTTTGTTCTTTACCGGAAGTGGCAAACACGCCATTTCCACTCGCCACAAATGGGATTAA
- the hflX gene encoding GTPase HflX has protein sequence MLEQVNLTYEKVVLVGIINQTQTEEKSKEYLDELEFLTYTAGGEVLKRFTQKLDVPNPKTFIGTGKMEEVQQFVEENEVGTVIFDDELTPAQQKNIERILKAKILDRTGLILDIFAQRAQTSYSRTQVELAQYEYLLPRLTGLWTHLERQRGGIGMRGPGETEIETDRRIVRDRIALLKKKLTAIDKQMATQRSNRGALVRVALIGYTNVGKSTLMNVISKSEVFAENKLFATLDTTVRKVVIENLPFLLSDTVGFIRKLPTQLIESFKSTLDEVREADLLLHVVDISHPNFEEHIQSVNQILAEIHSADKPTIMVFNKIDAYTNEEIAEDDLATERTKKHFTLEEWKQTWMQRMGRDVLFISALNKNNLEEFREVVYEKVKEIHITRFPFNNFLYEKIDE, from the coding sequence ATGTTAGAACAAGTCAATCTTACCTACGAGAAAGTAGTACTTGTAGGGATTATCAATCAAACACAAACCGAAGAAAAATCTAAGGAATATTTAGACGAACTCGAATTTCTTACTTACACAGCTGGGGGTGAAGTGCTCAAACGCTTCACCCAAAAGCTTGATGTGCCTAACCCTAAGACCTTCATCGGCACCGGTAAGATGGAGGAAGTACAGCAATTTGTTGAAGAAAATGAGGTAGGTACTGTCATCTTCGACGATGAACTCACCCCTGCTCAACAGAAGAATATCGAGCGTATTCTCAAAGCAAAGATATTAGACCGCACAGGGCTCATTCTCGATATCTTTGCTCAGCGTGCACAAACCAGCTATTCGCGCACACAAGTCGAATTGGCACAATACGAATACCTCTTACCGCGCCTTACGGGATTATGGACGCACCTCGAACGTCAGCGAGGCGGTATCGGTATGCGTGGTCCTGGTGAAACCGAAATCGAAACCGACCGCCGTATCGTGCGCGACCGTATTGCCCTGCTCAAAAAGAAACTCACCGCTATCGATAAGCAAATGGCAACTCAACGCAGTAATCGCGGAGCATTAGTGCGTGTGGCGCTCATCGGCTATACCAACGTAGGCAAATCTACCCTAATGAACGTAATAAGCAAAAGCGAAGTCTTTGCCGAAAACAAGCTCTTTGCCACCCTCGATACCACCGTGCGCAAGGTTGTGATTGAGAACCTACCGTTCTTGCTCAGCGATACCGTAGGGTTCATTCGCAAACTGCCTACCCAGCTCATCGAGTCGTTTAAAAGTACCCTCGACGAGGTACGTGAAGCCGATTTGCTCTTGCACGTAGTTGATATTTCACACCCCAACTTCGAGGAGCATATCCAATCAGTAAACCAAATATTAGCCGAAATTCACAGCGCCGATAAGCCCACCATTATGGTATTCAATAAGATTGATGCGTATACCAATGAAGAAATAGCCGAAGACGATTTGGCTACCGAGCGCACTAAAAAACACTTCACTCTTGAGGAATGGAAACAAACTTGGATGCAACGAATGGGGCGCGATGTACTCTTCATTTCGGCACTCAATAAAAACAATCTCGAAGAATTCCGTGAGGTGGTGTACGAAAAGGTAAAGGAGATACACATCACTCGCTTTCCTTTTAATAATTTTTTATACGAAAAAATAGATGAATAA
- a CDS encoding polysaccharide biosynthesis/export family protein: protein MLKIKLLIIYLLLVISQAVAQVTSPNATYNNVDITTVNVDNLSDAQIKNYWDRAQAQGYSLDQFIALARSRGMQETQVMKLRQRIMQLGTSSDIKNKLKENTKTGRRPAEGDEIFGYTGKENKDSITTKQKKDSIFGMSFFKNPKISFTPNLNMATPDNYQVGPGDELLVEVWGATEGSFKQKVDAEGNIFLNGIGRIHVGGLSFSEVKAKINSQLKRIYSGISAPEGSYAKIYTGVTISQVRTVKVNIIGEVAVPGTYSLSSLSTVLNALYACGGPSESGSFREINIFRGGKKVATFDVYNFLINGSEKGNIGLKDQDVIIVPPYKNRVWVDGKVKRRGFYETLDNETLANLITFFGGFTSDAFTNTLVLERIKDAKREVKEILFADISKVKMQNGDRLNVHAITDEYHNRLSIGGAVYQPGVYEFKEGMTAYDLLNRANGVRKDASLNRGLIFRTENRVDYQTLSFSVKDLIEKKNDIPLKDNDSIHIFYRDSLQYKRFVKVEGAVNKPKELPFMENMTVEDVISLAGGLANGADPSMIEIFRETNDGNFQKLSQSFKVSSNHQLEPQGERLILQPNDVVSVRYIKGFTPMQTVTVMGEVLYPGVYSIQSKDERVSDLLERVGGFTPFAYKEGLTLVRKKTDEGDIQQEDFLKELIEIENDTSSSTSNKTLRRVAKKSNEYRIGLDVKKILNRKHSKYDLLLNDGDMLLVPSEKQTVEIRGEVLAPSLVRYEKGASMHQYVSSAGGFASRAKRSAIYVMYANGDIKATRTSLFFKNYPKIEPGAIIIVPSKPEKQRLTTGETVGIISAITTMGVLIYSAFKK, encoded by the coding sequence ATGTTGAAGATTAAATTACTTATTATATACTTACTTTTAGTTATTTCTCAGGCAGTAGCACAGGTGACTTCTCCTAATGCTACCTATAACAATGTGGATATCACTACTGTGAATGTGGATAACTTGAGTGATGCACAAATTAAAAATTATTGGGATCGCGCTCAAGCACAAGGTTATTCATTAGACCAATTCATTGCTTTGGCTCGTAGTCGCGGTATGCAAGAAACGCAAGTAATGAAGCTTAGGCAGCGCATTATGCAACTTGGCACTTCTTCTGATATTAAAAACAAACTTAAAGAAAACACAAAAACAGGTAGGCGTCCGGCTGAAGGTGATGAAATTTTTGGTTATACCGGTAAAGAAAACAAAGATTCTATCACTACTAAACAGAAAAAGGATTCTATATTTGGAATGAGTTTCTTCAAGAATCCTAAAATATCTTTTACTCCTAACCTCAATATGGCAACTCCCGACAACTATCAAGTAGGTCCTGGTGATGAACTACTCGTGGAAGTTTGGGGGGCGACAGAAGGTTCTTTTAAGCAAAAAGTAGACGCTGAGGGGAATATATTCCTAAATGGTATCGGGCGCATTCACGTGGGAGGACTTTCGTTCAGTGAAGTGAAGGCTAAGATTAATTCACAGCTCAAGCGCATTTATTCTGGTATTTCGGCTCCTGAGGGTAGTTATGCGAAAATTTATACAGGGGTAACTATCAGTCAGGTGCGTACAGTAAAAGTGAATATCATAGGCGAAGTGGCAGTTCCTGGGACTTATTCGCTTAGTTCGCTTTCAACGGTGCTCAACGCATTATATGCTTGTGGAGGTCCTTCGGAAAGTGGTTCGTTTAGGGAAATAAACATCTTTCGAGGAGGTAAAAAAGTTGCTACTTTTGACGTGTACAATTTTCTAATAAATGGTTCAGAAAAAGGCAATATAGGTCTTAAAGACCAAGATGTGATTATTGTACCCCCATATAAAAACCGTGTATGGGTGGACGGGAAAGTAAAACGACGTGGTTTTTATGAGACTTTAGACAATGAGACGCTAGCAAACCTCATCACCTTCTTTGGAGGTTTTACCTCTGATGCTTTTACCAATACTTTGGTGTTGGAGCGCATTAAAGATGCTAAACGCGAAGTAAAAGAGATTCTTTTTGCTGATATTTCAAAAGTAAAAATGCAAAATGGTGACCGCCTAAATGTACACGCTATTACTGATGAATACCATAATAGGCTCAGTATAGGCGGAGCTGTATATCAGCCTGGGGTATACGAGTTTAAAGAGGGAATGACGGCTTACGACTTACTCAACAGAGCTAACGGTGTGAGAAAAGATGCTTCCTTGAATAGAGGTCTTATCTTCCGCACTGAAAACCGCGTGGATTACCAAACACTTAGTTTTTCGGTAAAAGACCTCATAGAAAAGAAAAATGATATTCCGTTAAAAGACAATGATAGTATTCATATTTTTTACAGAGATTCTCTTCAGTACAAACGCTTTGTAAAGGTAGAAGGAGCTGTAAATAAGCCAAAAGAATTACCTTTTATGGAGAATATGACAGTGGAAGATGTGATATCATTGGCAGGTGGTTTGGCTAATGGAGCAGACCCTTCGATGATTGAGATATTTAGAGAAACTAACGATGGTAATTTTCAGAAACTAAGTCAATCCTTTAAAGTATCGTCTAATCATCAGTTAGAGCCCCAAGGAGAACGACTTATCTTGCAACCTAACGATGTTGTATCGGTACGTTATATCAAAGGATTTACTCCTATGCAAACTGTAACGGTAATGGGAGAAGTGCTCTACCCAGGTGTTTATAGTATTCAATCTAAAGACGAACGTGTTTCGGATTTATTAGAGCGTGTGGGCGGTTTTACTCCCTTTGCCTATAAAGAAGGACTTACTCTTGTGAGAAAAAAGACAGATGAGGGTGATATTCAGCAAGAAGATTTCTTAAAAGAACTCATTGAGATTGAGAATGACACGAGCAGTAGCACTTCGAATAAAACACTGAGAAGAGTAGCTAAAAAAAGCAATGAGTATCGCATAGGGCTTGATGTAAAAAAGATATTAAACCGAAAACACAGCAAATATGACCTTTTGCTCAATGACGGAGATATGTTATTAGTCCCTTCAGAAAAACAAACTGTGGAAATTAGAGGAGAAGTATTAGCGCCTTCATTAGTGCGTTATGAAAAAGGAGCTTCTATGCATCAGTATGTCAGTAGTGCAGGAGGCTTTGCCAGCAGAGCGAAGAGGAGTGCTATTTATGTGATGTATGCCAATGGAGATATAAAGGCAACACGTACCTCTCTATTCTTTAAAAACTACCCCAAAATAGAGCCTGGGGCCATTATTATAGTACCTTCAAAACCCGAAAAACAACGCCTTACAACGGGAGAAACGGTGGGTATCATTTCGGCTATTACTACTATGGGAGTGTTAATTTACAGTGCTTTTAAAAAATAA